A section of the Hevea brasiliensis isolate MT/VB/25A 57/8 chromosome 17, ASM3005281v1, whole genome shotgun sequence genome encodes:
- the LOC110633869 gene encoding LOW QUALITY PROTEIN: uncharacterized protein LOC110633869 (The sequence of the model RefSeq protein was modified relative to this genomic sequence to represent the inferred CDS: substituted 1 base at 1 genomic stop codon), with protein sequence MNFQKLFLQSFILIVHLTFSSCRDTIAINQTLQDGHLLISREKKFTLGFFSPGSFRYRYLGIWYHKHKVREQTVVWVANRNHPINGSSGVLSFNQYGNLILYSNHNQTVSVWSANVSLEVADACVAKLLDSGNLILVQDRSERIVWQSFDYPADTLLPGMKFGLNHKTGHHLFLTSWKSADDPGNGDYKFKLNPAGSPQFFLYSGIKYYWRGVPWPWKSFAHAWNYSFINNEDETYMAYFLADASVILRIVLDHSGFLRQLTWHESSGKWKECISEPTNQCDTYGRCGTYGKCDADYNHGKFECDCLPGYEPKYLRDWHILRDGSGGCLKKRLDSSPLCGYGEGFVKMTHMKIPDTSAAVWVSTNMHPMDCEQKCRMNCSCSAYSIVDIVENGTGCLIWYGELMDTVENVKDGYDFYVRVDAIELANMAQKSNGFLERMDMLAVLIVSIVSAWFVIILIAYLWLKKNRKLERKKWHERLFDTYYKDTLEANEVGGRISNPEIAFFDLRTILTATNNFSLANKLGQGGFGFVYKGQLSNGQEVAVKRLSKNSRQGLEEFKNEVMLIAKLQHKNLVELIGCCIQAEEPMLIYEYLPNKSLDSFLFDETKRAILDWRKRFDIIVGIARGILYIHQDSKLSIIHRDLKTSNILLDAEMSPKISDFGLARIFKRDQIQEKTSRIVGTFGYMSPEYAAFGRFSTKSDIFSFGVILLEIITGKKSNGFCQEESYLCLIGQIWQSWSEGGPLEIVDSSLKESYSPHEVLRCIQIGLLCVQEDVFDRPTMSTVVLMLNSEITLPSPKQPAFFFRKSHNNSSSLTAKEELCSVNELTISDVVSRXIYSLIEFLQLSSSRINEFKPNQTILIILIIKINENANSDKLNINQIIQDGNLLISRENNFALGFFSPGSSRYRYLGIWYHKVREQTVVWVANGNDPITGTSGVLSMDLYGNLILCSNHDQKVPVWSTNVSVDVTDTCVAQLLDTGNLILVHDTSKRVVWQSFDHLTDTVLPGMKLGFNRRTGMQHIMKSWRSADDPGTGNFSFQINPKGSPQAFLYVGTEYIWRGFTWPLKRYANASNVSFVNNDDEIYLAYYISNVSLIARVKLYNSGLLKKLIWHEKDGKWKEFWSAPMSLCDPYGHCGTYGICNPHDHGLVFECGCLPGYEPKFRRDWNILKDASNGCVRKRLDSKSVCGHGEGFLKVAHVKIPDTSSAVWVSMNMSPKDCEKECRRNCSCSAYASIEIARKETGCLTWYGELTDTIHNKEEGYDIHVRVDAVELAEMAKKSNDFLKRKDMLAILVVSSVSAWLVIVILAYLWLKKKKKKMRNKWNKRWLDANSKAYYKDTLVENEVEGSMSHPDIAFFNLRTILAATNNFSPDNKLGQGGFGVVYKGKLSNGKEVAVKRLLNNSAQGTEEFKNEVMLTAKLQHKNLVKLIGCCIQGEEPMLVYEYLPNKSLDSFIFDETRRLVLDWPKRFDIIVGIARGILYIHQDSRLRIIHRDLKTSNILLDEEMNPKISDFGLARIFKSNQIQEETKRIAGTFGYMPPEYAVFGKFSIKSDVFSFGILLLEIITGKKNNSFCQEDSYQSMTGEIWHLWREGRALEVVDSSLKDSGSPDEVLRCIQIGLLCVQEDVLDRPTMSAVVLMLNSETTLPTPKQPAFILRKSNNNFNPSAKMDGFCSVDEETITEVVCR encoded by the exons ATGAATTTTCAAAAGTTGTTCCTGCAATCTTTTATTCTAATCGTTCATTTAACATTTTCTTCCTGCAGAGACACCATAGCCATAAACCAAACCCTTCAAGATGGCCACCTTCTAATCTCCAGGGAAAAgaaatttacattaggattttTTAGCCCCGGAAGTTTCAGGTATAGATATCTTGGAATCTGGTATCACAAGCACAAAGTCCGAGAGCAAACTGTGGTTTGGGTAGCAAATAGGAACCATCCAATCAATGGCTCTTCAGGAGTTCTCTCCTTTAATCAATATGGAAATCTCATTCTCTATAGCAATCATAACCAGACAGTTTCTGTATGGTCTGCAAATGTCTCATTGGAAGTTGCAGATGCTTGTGTAGCTAAGCTTTTGGATTCAGGAAACTTGATTTTGGTTCAAGATAGAAGCGAAAGAATTGTGTGGCAAAGCTTTGATTATCCAGCAGATACTCTGCTGCCAGGGATGAAATTTGGGCTGAATCATAAAACAGGTCATCACTTATTCTTAACATCTTGGAAATCAGCAGATGACCCTGGAAATGGAGACTACAAGTTTAAGCTCAATCCAGCTGGATCACCACAATTCTTTCTCTACAGTGGTATAAAATATTATTGGCGAGGTGTCCCATGGCCATGGAAAAGTTTTGCACATGCCTGGAACTACAGTTTTATCAACAATGAAGATGAGACATACATGGCCTACTTTCTTGCTGATGCTTCTGTTATCCTGAGAATAGTTTTGGACCATTCTGGATTTCTTAGGCAGCTGACATGGCATGAAAGTTCTGGAAAATGGAAGGAATGTATCTCTGAACCCACGAATCAGTGTGACACTTATGGACGTTGCGGTACCTATGGCAAATGTGATGCTGACTATAATCATGGAAAATTTGAATGTGATTGTTTACCTGGGTATGAACCCAAGTACCTGAGGGACTGGCATATTCTGCGAGATGGGTCAGGTGGTTGTCTCAAGAAGCGACTAGACTCTTCCCCATTATGTGGGTACGGAGAAGGTTTTGTTAAAATGACACATATGAAGATTCCTGATACGTCAGCAGCAGTCTGGGTGAGCACGAACATGCATCCTATGGACTGCGAACAGAAGTGCAGGATGAATTGTTCATGCTCTGCATACTCGATCGTAGATATTGTTGAGAATGGAACTGGTTGTTTGATATGGTATGGTGAATTAATGGACACTGTGGAGAATGTGAAAGATGGATACGATTTTTATGTTCGCGTTGATGCCATTGAATTAG CTAACATGGCACAAAAGTCAAATGGAtttcttgaaaggatggatatgcTGGCTGTTTTAATAGTATCTATTGTTTCAGCCTGGTTTGTCATCATCTTAATTGCATATTTGTGGCTTAAGAAGAACAGAAAATTGG AGAGGAAGAAATGGCATGAAagattgtttgatacatattacAAGGATACCTTGGAGGCAAATGAAGTTGGAGGTAGAATCAGTAATCCAGAGATTGCATTTTTCGATCTTCGCACAATACTTACTGCCACCAATAATTTCTCTCTAGCTAACAAACTAGGACAAGGTGGTTTTGGCTTCGTTTATAAG GGTCAATTATCTAATGGACAGGAGGTGGCCGTGAAAAGACTATCCAAAAATTCAAGGCAAGGACTGGAGGAATTCAAGAATGAAGTTATGTTGATTGCAAAGCTTCAGCACAAGAATCTTGTGGAACTCATAGGATGCTGCATTCAGGCAGAAGAACCAATGCTAATTTATGAATATTTGCCAAACAAAAGCTTGGACTCATTTCTTTTTG ATGAAACAAAAAGGGCAATCCTAGATTGGAGAAAGCGGTTTGATATTATTGTTGGAATTGCTCGTGGGATCTTATATATTCACCAAGATTCCAAGTTAAGTATTATCCATAGAGATTTAAAAACAAGCAACATTTTATTGGATGCAGAAATGAGCCcgaaaatttcagattttggccTAGCTAGAATCTTCAAAAGAGACCAAATTCAAGAAAAGACGAGCAGAATTGTTGGAACATT TGGCTACATGTCCCCAGAATATGCAGCCTTTGGCAGATTTTCAACTAAATCAGATATCTTCAGTTTTGGAGTCATACTATTAGAGATCATTACGGGAAAGAAGAGCAATGGCTTCTGTCAAGAGGAATCTTATCTATGCTTGATAGGGCAG ATATGGCAATCATGGAGCGAAGGGGGACCACTGGAGATAGTTGATTCATCCTTAAAGGAGTCGTATTCTCCTCATGAAGTATTGAGATGCATCCAAATTGGGCTCTTATGTGTGCAAGAGGATGTATTTGACAGACCAACCATGTCAACAGTCGTTTTAATGTTGAATAGTGAAATTACTCTTCCTTCTCCTAAACAACCTGCATTCTTTTTTAGAAAGTCTCATAATAATTCTAGCTCATTAACAGCAAAAGAAGAATTATGTTCAGTGAATGAGTTGACAATTAGTGATGTTGTAAGTCGATGAATATATTCTCTCATTGAATTTTTGCAACTTTCAAGCTCGAGAATAAACGAATT CAAGCCAAATCAAACAAtactaataatattaataataaaaataaatgaaaatgctAACAGTGATAAGTTAAACAT AAACCAAATCATTCAAGATGGTAACCTTCTGATCTCTAGAGAAAATAATTTTGCATTAGGATTCTTTAGTCCGGGAAGTTCCAGGTATAGATATCTTGGAATCTGGTACCATAAAGTCCGAGAGCAAACTGTGGTGTGGGTAGCAAATGGGAATGATCCAATCACTGGTACCTCAGGAGTTCTATCAATGGACCTCTATGGAAATCTCATTCTCTGTAGCAACCATGACCAGAAAGTTCCAGTATGGTCTACAAATGTGTCAGTGGATGTTACTGATACTTGTGTAGCTCAGCTCTTGGATACAGGAAATTTGATTTTGGTTCACGACACAAGTAAAAGAGTTGTGTGGCAgagctttgatcatcttacagaTACTGTGCTACCAGGAATGAAACTTGGGTTCAACCGAAGGACAGGCATGCAACACATCATGAAATCATGGAGATCAGCAGATGACCCTGGAACTGGAAACTTCTCGTTTCAGATCAACCCCAAAGGATCCCCGCAGGCCTTTCTTTACGTGGGTACAGAATACATTTGGCGAGGCTTTACTTGGCCCTTGAAAAGATATGCAAATGCATCTAATGTCAGTTTTGTCaacaatgatgatgagatataccTGGCCTACTATATTTCTAATGTTTCTCTTATCGCAAGAGTAAAGTTGTACAATTCAGGACTTCTTAAGAAACTAATATGGCATGAAAAAGATGGCAAATGGAAGGAATTTTGGTCGGCACCTATGTCTCTGTGTGATCCTTATGGGCATTGTGGCACCTATGGAATTTGTAATCCTCATGACCATGGCCTTGTATTTGAATGTGGTTGTTTACCAGGGTATGAACCCAAGTTCCGGAGGGACTGGAATATTCTGAAAGATGCATCAAATGGGTGCGTCAGGAAGCGGCTGGATTCTAAATCAGTTTGTGGACATGGAGAAGGATTTCTGAAAGTGGCACATGTTAAAATACCTGATACTTCTTCAGCAGTTTGGGTTAGCATGAACATGAGTCCGAAAGACTGTGAAAAGGAATGCAGGAGGAATTGTTCATGCTCTGCATATGCAAGCATAGAAATTGCCAGGAAAGAGACTGGTTGTTTGACATGGTATGGCGAATTGACGGATACAATACATAATAAGGAAGAAGGATATGATATTCATGTTCGTGTCGATGCAGTCGAGTTAG CTGAAATGGCCAAAAAATCGAATGATTTTCTTAAAAGGAAAGATATGTTGGCCATTTTGGTAGTATCAAGTGTTTCAGCCTGGCTTGTCATTGTCATATTGGCATATTTGTGgctcaagaagaagaagaagaaaa TGAGGAACAAATGGAACAAAAGATGGCTTGATGCAAATAGCAAAGCGTACTACAAGGATACTTTGGTGGAAAATGAAGTTGAAGGTAGCATGAGTCATCCAGACATTGCATTTTTCAATCTCAGAACAATACTTGCTGCGACTAACAATTTCTCCCCAGATAACAAACTAGGACAAGGTGGTTTTGGTGTGGTTTATAAG GGTAAATTGTCTAATGGAAAGGAGGTCGCCGTGAAAAGACTATTGAATAATTCAGCACAAGGAACAGAAGAATTTAAAAATGAAGTTATGTTGACTGCAAAACTTCAGCACAAGAATCTTGTGAAACTCATAGGATGCTGCATTCAGGGAGAAGAACCTATGCTAGTTTATGAATACTTGCCAAACAAAAGCTTGGACTCCTTTATTTTTG ATGAAACAAGAAGGTTGGTTTTAGATTGGCCAAAACGCTTTGATATTATTGTCGGGATTGCTCGTGGAATCTTATATATTCACCAAGACTCCAGGTTGAGAATTATACATAGAGACTTGAAAACTAGCAATATTCTATTGGATGAAGAAATGAAtccaaaaatttcagattttggccTGGCTAGAATCTTCAAAAGCAACCAAATTCAAGAAGAGACAAAGAGAATAGCTGGAACATT TGGGTACATGCCTCCAGAATATGCAGTGTTtggaaaattttcaataaaatctgATGTCTTTAGTTTTGGAATCTTACTATTAGAGATCATTACAGGCAAAAAGAATAATAGCTTTTGTCAAGAGGATTCTTACCAAAGCATGACAGGGGAA ATATGGCATTTATGGAGAGAAGGGAGAGCCTTGGAGGTTGTTGATTCATCATTGAAGGATTCTGGTTCTCCTGATGAAGTGTTGAGATGCATCCAGATAGGGCTCTTATGTGTGCAAGAAGATGTATTAGACAGACCAACAATGTCAGCAGTTGTTTTAATGTTGAATAGTGAAACTACTCTTCCTACTCCAAAACAGCCTGCATTCATTCTTAGAAAGTCCAATAATAATTTTAATCCATCAGCAAAAATGGATGGATTTTGTTCTGTGGATGAAGAAACAATTACTGAGGTTGTATGTCGCTGA